A region of the Pseudomonadota bacterium genome:
GGGACGCAAGCCGTTCTGCAAGATCAACTGCCTCGCTCTCAGCCCGTGATTGCGCTGCGCTAACCTGCTCCTGAATTGCGGCGCGCCCACCTTTAAGCTCAACCGCAGCACTAGCCTCAGCTGCTGCAATAATCGTTGCAGCGCGCTCCTTTGCGGCTGTAAGTATCTCGTTTTTTTGTTGGTTTGCCTCAACCCTAGCCTGAAATAACGCTTCGTTATGGCGCAACTGCAGGGCCTCGCCCTTCTGGCGCATCTGGGCTGCCGTCTGCAACACTCCGATCGTAGCCTCTTCGCGGTGCTCAATGTGCTCTAGCATCGGTTTAAAGAGCTTCGTTGAGAGTGCCCGGTAAAGCATATAGAGCAATAGAGTTCCCACCACGATCATTGGACAATCTTGCGGGGTAAGATCAAGCGCTGCGAGGATGCCTGTCATGAATTCCATCACACTTTAATAATAGCTGTTAGGGCTATAGAATCATTGATTTTGCGATTTAAATCAACCGCTATGCCTTTATTTGAGCCTTGGGTTGTGTCTCCTGTGGGCTACGTAGCTCCTGAACCTCAGGTTGCGGCATAGAGCACCGCCCAACGAATGTCGCTCCAGGTTCGATCACCAAAACCGGCGTTGTAACATCGCCACGAACCTCTGCTGAGCCGAGCATCGAAAGTGACTTTGAAGCTATCGACTCCCCAGCTAGGCGCCCCTCGATAACGATCTCAGTTGCAATAACGCGCCCGATGACGCTTCCTCCGGCTCCAATCGTAATACGCGAATGGGACGAGAGCTCGCCCTCGATCGTGCCGAGAACCACAACATCTCCGGCTGCCCTAATATCCCCTTTCAGTTGCGCGTTTGCGCCGAGCACCGTTGAGCTCGCTCCAGAGAGCCCCTCTCCGAGTGTAAATTTAGCTGTTTTCCCCAATGAATCTGCGATATTTAATGCATTACCCATAACGTTCACCTATTCCCAATTATAATATAGCAACTATTCACCTAGCCAGCCCCGTGTCCATCTTAGCCACTGATAAGTCTAGATTGGGGTGAGTAGTTACTTAATATATCTACTAATCGATCGAGCTCCTGATCTGAGAAGAAATGCAGCTCAATCGATCCACCCTTTACACCACGCTGAATCGAAACCTTCGTTCCAAGGGCGTTGCGTAATCGATCCTCAAGCTCTGGATATTGCGGCACACGTTCACGTCGCGTCTCGGCCGAGGAAGCCTTGCGCGGTGGGTCAAGCACCACATCGCGCGACACTATAGACTCAATTGCGCGCACCGAGAGCCCCTCGCTTATGACCTTATTTGCAAGGCTAATCTGAGCAACTGGCTCCCTAACGGTCAAGATCGCCTTAGCGTGTCCGATGCTTAGTCGACCGTCCCGCAGCATCTCCTGCACAACCGCAGGAAGCTTTAGAACGCGGGCAAGGTTTGCTACCGTTGCCCTATCCTTGCCTACCCGCTCAGCGACCTCTTGGGCGGTCAGCGAGAATTCGTCCATTAACCTCTGATAGCCCTTGGCCTCTTCGAGGGGGTTTAGGTTTTGGCGTTGAACGTTCTCTACAAGTGCTACCTCAAGGGTCTCGCGCTCGTCTAAAGATCTAATTAACACAGGTACTTGAGAGAGCCCTGCCCTGCTAGCAGCACGGTAACGACGCTCTCCGGCTATAATCTGGTACCCCTCCCCCATGGGCCTAACAAGTATAGGCTGCAATACCCCGAGGGTCTTAATTGACTCGGAGAGCTCCGCTATCTCCTGCTCAGGAAAGGTCTGTCTGGGTTGGGTTGGGTTGGTGGTGATAAGGTTGAGAGTAATGAAGGAGACCTCCCCCTCGCCTCGATTTAGTAAAACATCGTTTGAGTTCTGCGGCTCCGTTATAGGAAGTCTAGTGGGTGGTGCTACTGGGACCGGCATGGCTGACGATACCAGCGCGCTTAATCCGCGCCCTAAGGCCATTCTGGTCGGTTTCTTAAGACCCTTTGCCACATCCATTATAAATTACCTCTAAAAGTGTTCCACGTGGAACAGTTGCATAAAACAGCTAGGCTGCGCGAGCCGCCCCATCCTTATCTACACCCAACCGATCTATTAACTCACCCGTAAGTGCTAGATAACTCTTGGCTCCAGCACTCTGCGGATCGTAGCTACAGATCGGCATCCCATGGCTGGGACACTCAGATAGTCGGATATTTCTTGGAATCTTCGCTTTGAAGAGTCGAGCGGCGAAGTGCTTTTCGGCCTCCTCAAAGACCTGCACAGAGAGCTTCGTGCGGCCATCGAACATAGTTAGGAACACGCCTAGCAGATCAAGCTTTGGGTTAAAGGTCTGCTGAACGAATGATATCGTATTAAGGAGACCACTTAGGCCCTCTAGCGAATAGTATTCTGCCTGCAGCGGAACCAAGACAGAGGATGCTGCACCGAGCGCATTAAGGGTCAGAAGACCGGAGGAGGGGGGACAGTCGATCAGCACGAACTGGTAGCTTCCTAATACATCCGCCAAGGCGCTCTGTAGAATTAACTCACGCCCAGGAGTGCGCCCGATCTCTAGCTCAAGACTTACTAGGTCGTGAGATCCAGGAACAACTGAGAGGTTATATATAGAGGAGGGGCGTATAAGATCCGAAAGCTGCAACTTGCCGAAGAATACGTCGTAAAGATCTGCTCCCTCGGGATGCTTTTTAATACCTAGGCCACTTGTAGCGCTGGCTTGCGGGTCAAAATCAAGCAAAAGCACCTTAAACCCCAGAAGAGCTAGCTGCGCGGATAGGCTTACTGCGCTGGTAGTCTTACCAACGCCACCTTTTTGATTCGCCAGGGCAATTACGTGTGCCATAGTTTTAGATTGAAGATACTAAGTCTGTAGAAGGTGTAAGAGGTATCACGAGTAGGAATCAGTAACAATAAAAAACTGATGGTTATAGTACCTTTGATCGAAGAATTTGTATGGCTACTAATGTGTTCCACGTGGAACATATTTAAAGCTCAAACGGGGTAGGGGGCAGGTGGTGACTTAAATATCCTTGAATGTGTTCCACGTGGAACACATTCGAAGCTGAAATGGAGTGGGGGAAGCTCTATGGTGCCTTAAATATCTGCTGCAAGGCGCTTACGTACCTCTGCGAACCCCTCAATAAGTGATTCAATCTCCTTTTGAGTATGCGCATTTGAAAGCAACACCCTAAGAACCGCTCCGGTCTTCCTTACGCTGCGAGCCGCAAGCGCCTCAACGAAGATCGATCGCTGCAAAAGAGCTGCCTGAATAAGCTGCGCTTTCTTAAAGCTATCGAACCACACAGACATTACAGGCAGCTCACCACCACCAAGAACGCTCCATCCCTGCTCCCTAGCAGCGCCCTCAACTAAGCGCCCCCTAGCTGAAATCATCTTGCGTTGCAGGATTGAAACCTCTATCAGATCGAGCGCGCTATGTGCTCCGCATACAGCTGTCACCGGTGGAGGTGACTCAATCCTAAGGTAACGGGAGCGCTTTAATAGCAACTCCCTGAATTCATTCATACATACTATAGCAGCTAGCTCCACACCGGCCACAAGCCCGAGCCCTACTATCCTTGCCAAAAGCACCGGCGATATCGGAAGCTCCTCAGCCGAGCCGGCTCCCCGCATTCCAACGATTCCAAGTGCCGCACTTTCATCAACTACCCCCCACGCTCCGCAGCGCTCAAGCATTGAGAAGGTCGCCTGTACATCGGTAATTTCGCCTGTTACAGCTGATACAGATTCAACAAAGACCAAGACCCGCTTTGAGAGCTGAAAGCGCTCGAGCAGAGCTTGTAGCGCCGCATCGCTATCAAACTCATAAAAATCCGCGCCGACTAGTGCGCAAGCATCCGCCAAGGGTAGGGTGGTAAGGGCCGCACCAAGTACGACCCACCCCTCCGAGCACAACGCTGTTATACAGGTTAGAACTGACTGGGCCCTCGTCCCAAATAGTAGCGCCGATTCCGCTCCAAAGAAGTGTGCGATGCGCCGCTCCGCCCTTGTGTGCGCGTCTGTTAGTCCCCCAGATTGTCGCCCAATACCAGCGTGCCCACCAAACTCTTCAAGTGCGTGCACGAT
Encoded here:
- a CDS encoding polymer-forming cytoskeletal protein, translating into MGNALNIADSLGKTAKFTLGEGLSGASSTVLGANAQLKGDIRAAGDVVVLGTIEGELSSHSRITIGAGGSVIGRVIATEIVIEGRLAGESIASKSLSMLGSAEVRGDVTTPVLVIEPGATFVGRCSMPQPEVQELRSPQETQPKAQIKA
- a CDS encoding ParB/RepB/Spo0J family partition protein, giving the protein MAKGLKKPTRMALGRGLSALVSSAMPVPVAPPTRLPITEPQNSNDVLLNRGEGEVSFITLNLITTNPTQPRQTFPEQEIAELSESIKTLGVLQPILVRPMGEGYQIIAGERRYRAASRAGLSQVPVLIRSLDERETLEVALVENVQRQNLNPLEEAKGYQRLMDEFSLTAQEVAERVGKDRATVANLARVLKLPAVVQEMLRDGRLSIGHAKAILTVREPVAQISLANKVISEGLSVRAIESIVSRDVVLDPPRKASSAETRRERVPQYPELEDRLRNALGTKVSIQRGVKGGSIELHFFSDQELDRLVDILSNYSPQSRLISG
- a CDS encoding ParA family protein, with protein sequence MAHVIALANQKGGVGKTTSAVSLSAQLALLGFKVLLLDFDPQASATSGLGIKKHPEGADLYDVFFGKLQLSDLIRPSSIYNLSVVPGSHDLVSLELEIGRTPGRELILQSALADVLGSYQFVLIDCPPSSGLLTLNALGAASSVLVPLQAEYYSLEGLSGLLNTISFVQQTFNPKLDLLGVFLTMFDGRTKLSVQVFEEAEKHFAARLFKAKIPRNIRLSECPSHGMPICSYDPQSAGAKSYLALTGELIDRLGVDKDGAARAA